The Setaria viridis chromosome 9, Setaria_viridis_v4.0, whole genome shotgun sequence sequence GAGCCTAGCGCCCAgccgccttcttcctctccggtCCTCCCTTCCACACCGCCGCATCCGAAATTCCCGCTTCGGCGCACGTTCCGGGTGTGAACCGTCacgcggcgagggcgaggcaaAGCGCAGCGCCTTTCGCCCGCTTTCCCCACGGCCCCGCTCGTCCGGGTCGATCTGGACAAGCAGTTGCTTCTGTCATCGTGGACTCGCGGTTGCGCTAGGCAACAGCAAGCCAACATGGGTTCGGCCAGGGATGTTGTTCTCTAGCTCATCACTCGCTCGCGGCCAGCCGTGCCGCCATCCAAGCCGGTGACGACGCACTCCGACGCCCCACGGCAGGCAGGCACCCACCACCacgccaccaccagcagcagcagcattacGAAACATCACCTTGCTAAAGATATCGTTATCTATCTGAAAAGCTTCAAGAAATCATTCCTCGCGCCTTTACACGGATTGCGCGGATATCCGGAGGCATTGCCGGGGAAACGGAAGAAACTCACCGCCACGGGCATCAGTTTCTACCTGGTCCTGAGGCAGAGGCTCATGGGCGGGGAGGGAGTTAACAATTCGGGCACGACGGGCAACCGCTACAGGACGCTGGGCCAGTAAACGCTTTCACGGTTCGCGAGCAAGCATCTTTGGCTCCGGGCTGGAACGGTCATGTGGTGGTGATGCCCAAGCCAAAAGATAAAAGCGGCCAGGCCATGTGCAGCcaccctctccttctctctcttcttctcctccgtcCACCTCCGCTCCCGTCTCACACCTTCCTCCCCCCCTCCGTCCCTCCCCGTCCGATCGCTACTGCTGAAGCACAGGTCCGGTCCATCTGTTCCCTTTGTCCTGTTGCAATCATTCGGCCGCGTTCTTGGTTTCTATAAAACCACTGTCCCGATCTACCCCAGCCTCACTGCCATCGCCACTCCGTTGGCCTcgctcactcactcactcacaaTGTGGCGCCATGGCGAGAGATGCGTGATCCTTGCTGTGGCCGCCGCTGCACttttggtggcggcggccgcggccgggcgGGACGGCCGGCAGACGTACATCGTGCATATGTCCCACTCGGCCATGCCGAATGATTTCGTGGAGCATGGCGAATGGTACGCGGCGTCGCTGCAGGCGGTGTCGGAGGCGGCCACCGTGCTCTACACCTACGACACCCTCGTCCACGGCTACTCGGCGCGGCTGAcgcgcgccgaggccgaggcgctGGAGTCGCAGCCCGGCGTCCTCATCGTCAACCCGGAGGTGCGGTACGAGCTGCACACCACCCGGACGCCGGAGTTCCTGGGGCTGGACGGCACGGACGCGCTGTTCCCGCAATCGAGCACCGGGAGCGACGTCATCATCGGGGTGCTCGACACCGGCGTGTGGCCGGAGAGGCCGAGCTACGACGACACGGGGTTCGGCCCCGTGCCGGCGGGCTGGAAGGGCGAGTGCGAGAAGGGGAACGACTTCAACGCCTCCTCCTGCAACAAGAAGCTCATCGGCGCGAGGTTCTTCCTGACGGGCTACGAGGCGGCCAAGGGCCCCGTGGACACGTCCAAGGAGTCGCGGTCGCCGAGGGACAACGACGGCCACGGGACGCACACCTCgagcacggcggccggcggcgccgttcAGGGCGCGGACCTGCTCGGGTACGCGGCCGGGACGGCCAAGGGCATGGCGCCCCGCGCGCGCGTCGCGACGTACAAGGTGTGCTGGACGGGCGGGTGCTTCAGCTCCGATATCCTCAAGGCCATGGAGGCCGCGGTGACCGACGGCGTCGACgtgctctccctctccctcggcggcggcaccgcggACTACTACCGCGACAGCATCGCGGTGGGCGCCTTCAGCGCCATGGAGAAGGGGATCTTTGTGTCCTGCTCGGCAGGCAATGCCGGCCCGGGCGCGGCGACGCTGTCGAACGGCGCGCCGTGGATCACCACCGTTGGCGCGGGGACCATCGACCGCGACTTCCCCGCCCATGTCACCCTCGGCAACGGCAAGAACTACACCGGCGTGTCCCTGTACAGCGGCAAGCTACTGCCCACCACGCCGGTGCCATTGATCTACGCCGGGAACGCGTCGAACAGCAGTATGGGCCAGCTCTGCATGTCCGGCAGCCTCATCCCGGAGAAGGTCGCCGGCAAGATCGTCCTTTGCGACCGCGGCACCAATGCCAGGGTCCAGAAGGGCTTCATCGTCAaggacgtcggcggcgccggcatgATTCTCGCCAACACCGCCGCGAACGGCGAGGAGCTCGTGGCAGACGCGCACATTCTCCCGGGCTCCGGCGTGGGGGAGAAAGCCGGCAACGCCATTAGAGACTACGCCATGTCCGATCCGAAGGCGACGGCGACCATTGTGTTCGCCGGCACGAAGGTCGGCATCCAGCCGTCTCCCGTGGTCGCGGCCTTCTCGTCGCGGGGGCCGAACACCGTGACGCCCAGCGTCCTGAAGCCGGACATCATCGCGCCCGGCGTGAACATCCTCGCGGCCTGGTCGGGCTCCGTCGGCCCCTCGGGGATCCCCGGCGACAGCCGCCGCGTCGGTTTCAACATCATCTCCGGCACCTCCATGTCGTGCCCGCACGTGAGCGGCCTCGCGGCGCTGCTCCGCGCGGCGCACCCGGAGTGGAGCCCGGCAGCGATCCGCTCGGCGCTGATGACGACGGCGTACAACGAGTACCCCAACGGCAACGGCATCCTGGACGTGGCCACGGGCCGCCCCGCGACGCCGCTGGACGTGGGCGCCGGCCACGTCGACCCCGCCAAGGCCGTCGACCCGGGCCTGGTGTACGACCTCACCACCGCCGACTACGTCGACTTCCTGTGCGCCATCAACTACGGCCCGATGCAGATCGCGACGCTGACGAAGCGGTCCTCCGACGGGTGCGTCGCCAACCGCACGTACGCGGAGTCCGCGCTCAACTACCCGTCCTTCGCCGTGGcgttccccgccgccggcggcacggTGAAGCACACCCGCACGGTGACAAACGTTGGGCAGCCCGGAACGTACAAGGTgaccgccagcgccgccgccggcagcaccgCGGTGAAGGTGTCCGTGGAGCCGTCGACGCTGAGCTTCAGCAAGGCCGGCGAGAAGCTGAGCTACACGGTGAGCTtcacggcgccggcgatggcgtcgggCACCAACGGGTTCGGCCGGCTCGTCTGGTCCAGCGACCACCACGTGGTCGCCAGCCCGATCGCGGCGACATGGAACTAACCGGTGGCCGTAGCAGACTAGCATCGCTTAGCAGAAGCGTACTAGATCTCGAGATAAAACCAGAGCGAGATGGCAACGACTAAAATG is a genomic window containing:
- the LOC117838972 gene encoding subtilisin-like protease SBT1.7 yields the protein MWRHGERCVILAVAAAALLVAAAAAGRDGRQTYIVHMSHSAMPNDFVEHGEWYAASLQAVSEAATVLYTYDTLVHGYSARLTRAEAEALESQPGVLIVNPEVRYELHTTRTPEFLGLDGTDALFPQSSTGSDVIIGVLDTGVWPERPSYDDTGFGPVPAGWKGECEKGNDFNASSCNKKLIGARFFLTGYEAAKGPVDTSKESRSPRDNDGHGTHTSSTAAGGAVQGADLLGYAAGTAKGMAPRARVATYKVCWTGGCFSSDILKAMEAAVTDGVDVLSLSLGGGTADYYRDSIAVGAFSAMEKGIFVSCSAGNAGPGAATLSNGAPWITTVGAGTIDRDFPAHVTLGNGKNYTGVSLYSGKLLPTTPVPLIYAGNASNSSMGQLCMSGSLIPEKVAGKIVLCDRGTNARVQKGFIVKDVGGAGMILANTAANGEELVADAHILPGSGVGEKAGNAIRDYAMSDPKATATIVFAGTKVGIQPSPVVAAFSSRGPNTVTPSVLKPDIIAPGVNILAAWSGSVGPSGIPGDSRRVGFNIISGTSMSCPHVSGLAALLRAAHPEWSPAAIRSALMTTAYNEYPNGNGILDVATGRPATPLDVGAGHVDPAKAVDPGLVYDLTTADYVDFLCAINYGPMQIATLTKRSSDGCVANRTYAESALNYPSFAVAFPAAGGTVKHTRTVTNVGQPGTYKVTASAAAGSTAVKVSVEPSTLSFSKAGEKLSYTVSFTAPAMASGTNGFGRLVWSSDHHVVASPIAATWN